A window from Camelus dromedarius isolate mCamDro1 chromosome 9, mCamDro1.pat, whole genome shotgun sequence encodes these proteins:
- the LOC116154724 gene encoding interferon lambda-4, whose amino-acid sequence MGPSGAAAVAMGLWVLVTAGVAVDPGVEAPGRCLLSQYRSLDPRALEAAKALRNRYEEETLSWRPRNCSFHPRRNPPPPSSCARLRLVARGLADAQAVLSSLPSPELFPGVGPTLELLTAAGRDVAACLQLVRPGSWRKSPRPPRRRHKTRRAESPRCHEARVIFNFLRLLAWDLRLVANSGPCL is encoded by the exons ATGGGGCCGAGTGGCGCAGCCGCGGTGGCCATGGGGCTGTGGGTCTTGGTGACAGCGGGCGTGGCGGTGGACCCCGGTGTGGAGGCTCCCGGGCGCTGCCTCCTCTCCCAATACCGCTCCCTGGATCCCCGGGCACTGGAGGCAGCCAAGGCCCTGAGGAACCGCTAT GAGGAAGAGACGCTGAGCTGGAGGCCGCGCAACTGCTCGTTCCACCCGAGGAGGAACCCTCCGCCGCCGTCG TCCTGCGCCCGACTCCGCCTGGTGGCCCGCGGCCTCGCCGACGCCCAGGCCGTGCTGAGCAGCCTGCCGAGCCCGGAGCTGTTCCCCGGCGTCGGCCCGACCCTGGAGCTGCTGACGGCCGCGGGGCGGGACGTGGCGGCCTGC ctccagctggtCCGGCCAGGCTCCTGGAGGAAGTCCCCGCGGCCGCCCAGGAGGCGTCACAAAACTCGCAGAGCT GAGTCGCCTCGGTGTCATGAAGCCAGAGTCATCTTCAACTTCCTGCGCCTGCTCGCGTGGGACCTGCGGCTGGTGGCAAACTCGGGACCTTGTCTGTGA
- the LOC105106776 gene encoding interferon lambda-3, with amino-acid sequence MTSGCLLGLLLMTAALTRTGAVPVPSPLRALPGTRGCHLAQFKSLSPQELQAFKRAKDAFEESLLQKDWNCSSRIFPRTRDLRQLQVWERPVALKAEVALTLAVLGTMANSSLGSTLDQPLHTLGHIHSQLQACVPAQPTAGPRPRDRLHHWLHRLQEAPKKESQDCLEASVMFNLFRLLTRDLKCVASGHLCV; translated from the exons ATGACCTCGGGCTGCCTGCTGGGGCTGTTGCTGATGACCGCAGCGCTGACCAGGACAGGAGCAGTTCctgtcccctcacccctcagGGCCCTCCCGGGCACAAGGGGCTGCCACCTGGCCCAGTTCAAGTCTCTGTCCCCACAAGAGCTGCAGGCCTTCAAGAGAGCCAAGGACGCCTTT GAAGAGTCACTCTTGCAGAAGGACTGGAACTGCAGCTCGCGCATCTTCCCCAGGACCCGGGACCTGAGGCAGCTGCAG GTGTGGGAGCGTCCCGTGGCCTTGAAGGCTGAGGTGGCCCTGACCCTGGCCGTCCTGGGGACCATGGCTAACTCATCCCTGGGCAGCACCCTGGACCAGCCCCTGCACACCCTGGGCCACATCCACTCCCAGCTCCAGGCTTGT gtCCCAGCTCAGCCCACAGCAGGCCCCAGGCCCCGGGACCGCCTCCACCACTGGCTGCACCGGCTCCAGGAGGCCCCGAAGAAG GAGTCCCAGGACTGCCTCGAGGCCTCTGTCATGTTCAACCTCTTCCGCCTCCTCACCCGGGACCTGAAATGTGTCGCCAGCGGACACCTGTGTGTCTGA
- the NCCRP1 gene encoding F-box only protein 50 produces the protein MEKVQDGQALGGGMEADQPASPQEPPSPPSPPSPPSPRSPAAPEAPELLAPEPPTEASARQLLLQEWAPPGGSLELPPRLTWKLLFLRRPLYRNLLRSPNPEGINIYEPAPPTGPTQKPLEALGNFRGWHIRTENLQQNLSWTVKQQCVDLLAEGLWEELLDDEQPHITVMDWYEDSRLDVCVYELHVWLLAADRRTVIAQHHVAPRTSGRGPPGRWVQVSHVFRQYGPGVRFVHFLHKSKNRLEHGGLRRTRVTDSSVSVQFRE, from the exons ATGGAGAAGGTGCAGGACGGACAGGCGCTCGGTGGCGGGATGGAGGCCGACCAGCCCGCAAGCCCCCAGGAGCCGCCGTCGCCGCCCTCGCCGCCCTCGCCTCCGTCGCCGCGGTCGCCCGCGGCCCCCGAGGCCCCCGAGCTCCTCGCGCCCGAGCCGCCGACCGAGGCCTCCGCGCGgcagctgctgctgcaggagTGGGCGCCGCCGGGCGGGAGCCTGGAACTGCCCCCTCGCCTCACCTGGAAGCTGCTCTTCCTGCGGCGGCCGCTCTACCGCAACCTGCTGCGCTCGCCCAACCCCGAAG GCATCAACATCTACGAGCCAGCGCCCCCTACTGGTCCCACCCAGAAGCCCCTGGAGGCCCTGG GCAATTTCCGTGGGTGGCACATTAGGACTGAGAATCTCCAGCAGAACCTCAG CTGGACTGTGAAGCAGCAGTGTGTGGACCTTCTGGCCGAGGGCTTGTGGGAGGAGCTGTTAGATGATGAACAGCCACACATCACGGTCATGGACTG gtatGAGGACAGCCggctggatgtgtgtgtgtatgagctGCACGTCTGGCTGCTGGCAGCTGACCGCCGCACAGTCATTGCACAGCACCATGTGGCCCCCCGGACATCTGGAAGAGGCCCCCCCGGCCGCTGGGTCCAG GTGTCCCACGTGTTCCGCCAGTATGGCCCCGGCGTGCGCTTTGTCCATTTCCTGCACAAGTCCAAGAACCGGCTGGAGCATGGTGGGCTGCGGCGGACAAGGGTGACCGACTCCTCCGTGTCTGTACAGTTCAGGGAGTGA
- the SYCN gene encoding syncollin, translated as MSPLCPLLLALALALAAVPGVRGACPVPADLKSANGTRTCAKLYDKSDPYYENCCGGAELALQPGADLPYLPSDWTNVISSLVVGQRCELTVWSIRGKAGKKRKFSAGTYPRLEEYRRGIFGDWSNAISALYCRCAPAPVQTPPRQCLLVRTSASPAPNPAPGLQTAPLAPPPETLTQIGHP; from the coding sequence ATGTCCCCGCTGTGCCCACTGctgctggccctggccctggccctggcggCCGTCCCCGGTGTCCGAGGCGCCTGCCCGGTGCCCGCCGACCTCAAGAGCGCCAACGGGACGCGCACGTGCGCCAAGCTCTACGACAAGAGCGACCCCTACTACGAGAACTGCTGCGGCGGCGCCGAGCTGGCGTTGCAGCCGGGCGCCGACCTGCCCTACCTGCCCTCTGACTGGACGAACGTCATCTCGTCGCTCGTGGTGGGCCAGCGCTGCGAGCTCACCGTGTGGTCCATTCGCGGCAAGGCCGGCAAGAAGCGCAAGTTCTCGGCCGGCACCTACCCGCGCCTGGAAGAGTACCGCCGCGGCATCTTCGGGGACTGGTCCAACGCCATCTCCGCGCTCTACTGCAGGTGCGCGCCCGCGCCCGTCCAGACCCCGCCCCGCCAGTGTCTCCTAGTCCGCACATCTGCTTCCCCAGCTCCCAACCCAGCACCGGGGCTCCAGACCGcccccctcgccccgccccctgAAACTTTGACCCAAATTGGGCATCCTTAG